In Streptomyces showdoensis, a single genomic region encodes these proteins:
- a CDS encoding NUDIX domain-containing protein — translation MTESYESVRLTADVVTVTEDGRVLLVERGRDPFKGLWALPGGHVDAGESSQEAAARELGEETGVLVDPAALFQVGAWDEPGRDPRGRYVTVVYLAVVPADTEVVAGDDAAKAVWWPYDSLPPLAFDHGAILDAVRDSMPS, via the coding sequence ATGACCGAGAGCTACGAGAGCGTCCGCCTGACGGCCGACGTGGTGACCGTCACCGAGGACGGCCGTGTCCTGCTCGTCGAGCGGGGCCGGGATCCCTTCAAGGGGCTCTGGGCGCTGCCCGGTGGTCACGTGGACGCCGGAGAGAGCAGCCAGGAGGCGGCGGCCCGGGAGCTCGGGGAGGAGACGGGCGTCCTGGTGGACCCTGCCGCCCTGTTCCAGGTCGGCGCGTGGGACGAGCCCGGTCGCGACCCGCGCGGCCGGTACGTCACCGTGGTCTACCTGGCCGTCGTCCCGGCCGACACCGAGGTCGTAGCGGGCGACGACGCGGCCAAGGCCGTCTGGTGGCCGTACGACAGCCTGCCGCCGCTGGCCTTCGACCACGGTGCGATCCTCGACGCGGTCCGGGACTCGATGCCTTCCTGA
- a CDS encoding hydrolase, with amino-acid sequence MFDVTQVQAAPSADLLTPDNAVMLFVDHQPQMFFGTGSGDRAAIINSTVGLAKAAEVFDVPVVLTTVAADTFSGPLLPQLAAVFPKHEIIDRTTMNAWEDEALVAAVKATGRKKIILSGLWTEVCLVLPALSALEQGYEVYVVADASGGVTPAAHEHALQRMIAAGAVPVTWVQVLLELQRDWARQETYGPVTEVVKAHAGAYGLGVVYAQSVIGAHAAG; translated from the coding sequence ATGTTCGACGTCACCCAGGTGCAGGCCGCCCCGAGCGCGGACCTCCTCACGCCCGACAACGCGGTCATGCTCTTCGTGGACCACCAGCCCCAGATGTTCTTCGGCACCGGCAGCGGCGACCGGGCCGCCATCATCAACAGCACCGTCGGGCTCGCCAAGGCGGCGGAGGTCTTCGACGTGCCCGTCGTCCTGACGACCGTCGCCGCCGACACCTTCTCCGGCCCCCTGCTGCCCCAGCTGGCCGCGGTCTTCCCCAAGCACGAGATCATCGACCGCACGACCATGAACGCCTGGGAGGACGAGGCGCTCGTCGCGGCGGTCAAGGCGACCGGCCGCAAGAAGATCATCCTGTCCGGCCTGTGGACCGAGGTCTGCCTGGTGCTCCCCGCCCTCTCCGCGCTGGAGCAGGGCTACGAGGTGTACGTCGTCGCCGACGCCTCCGGCGGCGTCACCCCGGCCGCCCACGAGCACGCGCTCCAGCGCATGATCGCCGCCGGCGCCGTCCCCGTGACCTGGGTCCAGGTCCTCCTGGAACTGCAGCGCGACTGGGCCCGCCAGGAGACGTACGGACCCGTCACCGAGGTCGTCAAGGCCCACGCCGGCGCGTACGGCCTCGGGGTCGTCTACGCCCAGAGCGTCATCGGCGCGCACGCGGCCGGCTGA
- a CDS encoding protein-tyrosine phosphatase family protein: MKARQKDRGLPDPGAPWNEVAPGLWMGGHHWRDVSGVSRPAVVGSEFDLVISLFTRPGHGPDPAVEHHVADTPDGPLTAAQIHKVQDLALVAAQAVRDGRSVLVRCNAGYNRSGLVVGQALIELGQEAEAAIGVIRRKRSPWALNNPVFEQYLTTGLGVARLLADLDPLT; this comes from the coding sequence ATGAAGGCACGACAGAAGGACAGGGGCCTGCCCGATCCGGGCGCGCCGTGGAACGAGGTGGCACCAGGACTGTGGATGGGCGGCCACCACTGGAGGGATGTCAGCGGTGTGAGCCGGCCCGCAGTCGTCGGGAGCGAGTTCGACCTGGTCATCAGCCTGTTCACCCGACCCGGTCACGGCCCTGACCCAGCCGTCGAGCACCACGTCGCCGACACCCCCGACGGCCCGCTCACCGCCGCGCAGATCCACAAGGTCCAGGACCTCGCCCTCGTCGCCGCCCAGGCGGTCCGCGACGGCCGCTCCGTGCTGGTCCGGTGCAACGCCGGCTACAACCGATCCGGGCTGGTCGTGGGGCAGGCACTGATCGAGCTGGGGCAGGAGGCGGAAGCGGCGATCGGGGTCATCCGGCGGAAGCGATCTCCTTGGGCTCTGAACAATCCGGTCTTCGAGCAGTACCTCACCACCGGTCTCGGTGTCGCCCGGCTCCTCGCCGACCTCGACCCACTCACCTGA
- a CDS encoding glyoxalase encodes MTEANVRANETTVPVLPCVSVEETLEFYQALGFEATYKQTRPYVYLVLEWSGFALHFGMPPKNVDPSQEDAGACLVLVDEVAPYHAEFTRAMRAAYGKVLAKGRPRITRFRPGASRFTLVDPSGNSIIFIQRDEPAELEYGGSKTLAGLAKALDNARILSEFKNDDRTALKVLITALRRHGDTAPPLDVARTLATLIELASALEETEGLEEWRRRLNSLELTDAQRHQATEGLGEADALHLWRTEPAPKTGPGETPTS; translated from the coding sequence GTGACAGAGGCGAATGTGCGGGCGAACGAGACCACGGTGCCGGTGCTGCCGTGCGTGTCGGTGGAGGAGACGCTTGAGTTCTACCAGGCGCTCGGGTTCGAGGCCACGTACAAGCAGACGCGGCCCTACGTCTACCTGGTGCTGGAGTGGTCCGGCTTCGCGCTGCACTTCGGGATGCCTCCGAAGAACGTCGACCCGAGCCAGGAGGACGCCGGCGCCTGCCTCGTCCTGGTCGACGAGGTCGCGCCGTACCACGCGGAGTTCACCCGCGCGATGCGCGCCGCCTACGGAAAGGTCCTGGCCAAGGGCAGGCCGCGGATCACCCGGTTCCGGCCCGGGGCGAGCCGGTTCACCCTGGTCGACCCGTCCGGGAACTCGATCATCTTCATCCAGAGGGACGAGCCCGCGGAGCTGGAGTACGGCGGGTCGAAAACCCTCGCGGGCCTGGCCAAGGCCCTCGACAACGCCCGCATCCTCAGCGAGTTCAAGAACGACGACCGCACGGCCCTCAAGGTCCTCATCACGGCCCTGCGCAGGCACGGGGACACCGCCCCACCCCTCGACGTGGCCCGGACGCTCGCCACCCTGATCGAGCTCGCGAGTGCCCTGGAGGAGACCGAAGGCCTTGAGGAGTGGCGTCGCCGCCTGAACTCCCTGGAGCTCACCGACGCGCAACGCCACCAGGCCACCGAGGGGCTCGGCGAGGCCGACGCGCTTCACCTGTGGCGCACCGAACCGGCCCCGAAGACAGGGCCGGGGGAGACGCCGACGTCCTGA
- a CDS encoding tetratricopeptide repeat protein — MGGSSSPLENAEEARTWLQGEAPSWLAALRAAARKGEHRRVVETGDAMEWFCNLWVFWGHWSELYELAGRSAAALDDPGMRAYSHNMHAWALIVCDHRYREAIEQAGNGFACARLAGDVPQQASALSHAAVAHRKLGELQEAVDKARASVELYEGVGDREGWLGAMVNLGSCLRALGLGAAAHTENLRVIAFLDAPDKEVGAHLADMVRAHTTYALGLDHAETGEWSEALDRHREALDRFRTLGMTHMQASALLGTGEALIELGEVAEARRHLAEVLELADAADAEIVAGARKRLDALPAR, encoded by the coding sequence GTGGGCGGGAGTTCGTCCCCCCTGGAGAACGCCGAGGAGGCCAGGACCTGGCTGCAGGGCGAGGCTCCGTCCTGGCTCGCGGCCCTGCGCGCCGCCGCGCGGAAGGGCGAGCACCGGCGCGTCGTGGAGACGGGCGACGCCATGGAGTGGTTCTGCAACCTCTGGGTCTTCTGGGGCCACTGGTCCGAACTGTACGAGCTCGCGGGCCGCTCGGCCGCGGCGCTCGACGACCCCGGCATGCGCGCCTACAGCCACAACATGCACGCCTGGGCCCTCATCGTGTGCGACCACCGCTACCGGGAGGCCATCGAACAGGCCGGGAACGGGTTCGCCTGCGCGCGTCTCGCCGGCGACGTCCCGCAGCAGGCCTCCGCACTCTCGCACGCGGCCGTCGCCCACCGGAAGCTGGGCGAACTCCAGGAAGCCGTCGACAAGGCCCGCGCCTCCGTCGAGCTGTACGAGGGAGTCGGCGACCGCGAGGGCTGGCTCGGGGCCATGGTCAACCTCGGGTCCTGCCTGCGCGCCCTGGGCCTCGGCGCGGCGGCGCACACGGAGAACCTGCGCGTCATCGCGTTCCTCGACGCGCCCGACAAGGAGGTCGGCGCCCACCTGGCGGACATGGTCCGGGCCCACACCACGTACGCGCTCGGCCTCGACCACGCCGAGACGGGTGAGTGGAGCGAGGCGCTGGACCGTCACCGCGAGGCGCTGGACCGCTTCCGGACCCTCGGGATGACGCACATGCAGGCGAGCGCCCTCCTGGGCACGGGCGAGGCCCTGATCGAGCTGGGCGAGGTCGCGGAGGCCCGCCGCCACCTCGCCGAGGTCCTCGAACTCGCCGACGCGGCCGACGCCGAGATCGTCGCCGGCGCACGGAAACGGCTGGACGCCCTGCCCGCCCGCTGA
- a CDS encoding arginase family protein, with protein MRNTVIIDAPSNLGLRPPAPGTVPGCYKLAGALRENGIMRRLGAFEGGVVVPPRYDRGDWQEGDGVFNAAALAAYTIRLADRIERHVSAGDFTLVLGGDCSIQLGAALALRRLGRYGLASVDASPDFRNPGNSDRIGAAGGEELALATGRGQSDLTDLEGLRPYLRDEDVRALGTRDAYADDPEITQLRELRVPVVTVSELRARGAGELGSATAVSLENTALAGFWVHLDADVLDPTVMPAVDSPDPDGLLPDELVALLRPLVRSPRCVGLNVTIYDPDLDPEGTAGALLTDLVVTALADG; from the coding sequence ATGCGGAACACCGTGATCATCGATGCCCCGTCCAACCTCGGCCTGCGCCCACCCGCCCCCGGCACCGTTCCCGGCTGCTACAAACTGGCCGGGGCGCTGCGCGAGAACGGCATCATGAGACGGCTCGGGGCGTTCGAGGGCGGGGTGGTCGTACCGCCCAGGTACGACCGCGGCGACTGGCAGGAGGGCGACGGCGTCTTCAACGCGGCCGCCCTCGCCGCGTACACGATCCGCCTGGCCGACCGGATCGAACGCCATGTCTCGGCCGGGGACTTCACACTCGTCCTCGGCGGCGACTGCTCCATCCAGCTGGGTGCCGCGCTCGCCCTGCGCCGGCTGGGCCGCTACGGTCTCGCCTCCGTCGACGCCTCTCCCGACTTCCGCAACCCCGGCAACTCGGACCGGATCGGTGCGGCCGGCGGTGAGGAGCTGGCGCTGGCGACGGGTCGGGGGCAGAGCGATCTGACCGACCTGGAGGGGCTGCGCCCCTACCTCCGGGACGAGGACGTACGCGCGCTCGGCACCCGGGACGCCTACGCGGACGACCCCGAGATCACCCAGCTCCGCGAACTGAGGGTCCCCGTCGTGACCGTGTCCGAACTCCGCGCACGGGGCGCCGGCGAGCTCGGGTCCGCGACCGCCGTCAGTCTGGAGAACACCGCCCTGGCCGGTTTCTGGGTACACCTCGACGCCGACGTGCTCGACCCCACCGTCATGCCGGCCGTCGACAGCCCCGACCCCGACGGCCTGCTGCCGGACGAGCTGGTGGCGCTGCTCCGGCCGCTCGTCCGCTCGCCGCGCTGCGTCGGGCTCAACGTCACGATCTACGACCCCGACCTCGACCCCGAGGGCACGGCCGGCGCCCTGCTCACCGACCTCGTCGTGACGGCGCTCGCCGACGGCTGA
- a CDS encoding DIP1984 family protein has protein sequence MKLAEALAERAEATRRVEQLRTRVVGNARYQEGETPSEDAAQLLAETGEVLDTLEALIRRINRTNATVEMGPDGTLTDALARRDVLRLRHSVVTAAADAAAGTGDRGHGRQLRSELLMLSALPVPELRARADALAKEIREVDVRIQRKNWEVDLLE, from the coding sequence GTGAAGCTTGCCGAGGCGCTGGCAGAACGTGCGGAGGCGACGCGACGCGTGGAGCAGTTGCGCACACGTGTCGTCGGCAACGCGCGGTACCAGGAGGGGGAGACGCCCTCCGAGGACGCGGCACAGCTGCTGGCCGAGACCGGTGAGGTGCTCGACACCCTCGAAGCCCTGATCCGGCGGATCAACCGGACCAACGCCACGGTGGAGATGGGCCCGGACGGTACGCTCACCGACGCGCTCGCGCGGCGGGACGTCCTGCGGCTGCGCCATTCGGTGGTCACCGCGGCGGCGGACGCGGCAGCGGGCACGGGAGACCGCGGCCACGGCCGTCAGCTCCGGTCCGAGCTGCTGATGCTCTCCGCGCTACCGGTCCCGGAACTCCGAGCGCGGGCGGACGCCCTGGCCAAGGAGATCCGCGAGGTCGACGTACGGATCCAGCGGAAGAACTGGGAAGTCGACCTGCTGGAGTGA